TGAACCATCTTATACTTATAATGTTAGAAGCCTCATTGTGACACTCCCAGCCACCATCTATGCAGGGAACTGTAGCCCAGCCTTATTTCCCAACTCCACAAACTATATAAATCATGTGCCCTTTGGCCTGATTCACATCACCAGTTATAGATGTTCTTCCTTAACCCGTTAAGGACATGGCCAATTTTTTTCCTTTCTGCCTTCCAAGTGCCATAGCTTTTTAAaggagatttgtacctatgacactaactgacctgttacatgtgcacttggcagctgaaggcatctgtgtttatcccatgttcatatgtgcccgtgttgctgagaaaaatgattaggtttttgtaagccgtgtaccagggTGGGCTCACCAGGATACAGCGACGTcctgaacgaggaaagcaactccaccgccagcttttgccaaaacagaattttacttaaatgtggcaaatgctgggaacatacaatgaatttacatacacccagcctgaaggctgagacccttgtgctgcacagcgggGCGCCCTACGATGGAAGTGCATCTCCCCCAGGGACCTTTAAGAGGAATAAAAGTACttgttttcgtgacgccagttgcagcgaaacaacaagggcacagggcccctttaagaaatggtgcTTGTacgcaggtgtaggaatgccagagtagtGTAGGgcagcctataatgtcccttaatgttggtgcacgtgtcacagtgctcctacctggatatgctggaccccaggcttggctccgaagcaatgaaaagggggcTTGTTGAATGGTGgaatgaagaataaattgagtccagaccttgtgatgaagttcaataacagctttactctCAATAAATGTTTCCCTAAAtgatttacaggctttgtcttggttgcagcaggctttggcattaactctggcaggcaaactcctctctgctacatctgttactctctggctctgctgacaGGATAGCTGTATAATTTAGCTTTCTCTGGGTGCTGcaacttcactttgtagtctgacttaGAATTATGCTATACCAGGGAATCTCTCTCTCCTGGCACCTGAGGCTCTAAGCTTCTACCTCCATATCCAGCTAAGCTGAAGGTGCTCCAACTGGCTTATGCAAGGCACGTCCAAcagggacgtgcacctgctgcacaccTTACCCCTAGGAGGGGGTAAGCTAAAACCTtctcctagcagggggtaagctagactgactaaAACTGGTCTCCATCCTTCCTGCGGCAAGTGGGAaacgcccaccacaccacagaggggggtgttagaatggaatggaaagctccattctctctaagtgtagctctgccatacttgctgccacctgctggtgaaccaggcataatacatttgaacataaccattgcaaaataggaaatgcacattaTGAAGGacttggaataaatacacagatgacatgatattagaccattagagatagtagtgaggtgcagaagtggtaatgcccctctggggcgttacagaaGCAGGAGGAAAGTGCGGTTATTTACCTACTggtgggcacaactaaactgccacaccttacctaaaaaaaaaaacaagaacaaaTGTTTGGGTGTGTGGTGCGGGCTAGCCtgtggtgcagcacaacagcttacaatcttacaaagctCCACAGTATTTCCCCTCCCAAAACTGGACTTGCAGCACGTGCCTGAgcattccttctgagcaaaatgccagcctggcttgagtttgtgggaagtttatcagctctccaatgtgaaatgtcactaagttatggagtgcttgcaatgaacaatagcaacacttgtggcctgacacaaacagagaccctaactaactaactaactacaggcctggtctcagtctctaggcgccaacactgtaatgaggtgcgtgcacgatcttaccgacctgggtctgctctgcatccgatggtgactctgaacagaacaaaagcctctccaacaagcatgcggtcccacagtgtatgtagctttgctcctcagctctcatcagcgttcctggaagcaatcctcgttcctctggacaggatcagtgtcttggacacaatcagcttcacttagctgcagctctggtcactgagggatgctcccacacctggatgccgtcggatcctctgctcactagggttgcaccgggtatcgaattatcgatacccgATCGATTCGATACAGGGATTTGctatttaccgatactaggctgcgctgctgcgcagcctagtatcactgagagaacatggcatgcgccgcTCTCGGCGCACACCATGttatcctgagccggcacagtgaagaaggagggagtccttccctccccactgtgtgcggctgccgctggccaccaatgagaacagagaagagtaggaggaggggtatgggatcccccccccccccccccacccacagtattatagtaattggtggcagtggccccagggtcCCCCCTTCCTTatccattggtggtgcagtggcagcttctgatcggagccccagctggtgCCATGATAagttccctgctgctgtgtgcacaaaaaacagggcagcagggagagtgtaaagtcctattcaccctaattgagctgtattagggtgaatagatgagggttctagcccctaaaaagtaaaaaaaaaaaaaaaagtttaaaccccccccaaaattaGTAGAATTTTAAAATCGCCCCCTTttctaattttacatataaaaatataaacgcaataaaaaaaaaatatatattacatatcgccacgtccgaaaaagtcAGAATGattaaaatatctcctatgtggtgaatgccgtaacagaaaCACGCAAtttaccattttttggtcaccttgtcgcccccaaaaaatagggtaggactgttctattataggcCGGACCTTCCATAAAATGCGTAATGCACAAGGCtttctttgtgttttttatttttttcacgtggtatcgaatggtctaGACTAGTATCATAAtactttttatggtatcaaaattttggtatcgtgacaaccctactaCTTACAGTTTGTCAGTCTCAGCTTCCTCTAAAATGGCTGCttcctttctcttcctctccaggctctgtgtaaCTCCATCtccatgaatatggaaatatatgcagtctgttagctgtgtttaggatacagcggcatcttgtggccaaacagcagaatgtcagtaccatagaaacatagaaacatagaatgtaccgatccatttaatttaatctacacaaacagtgttcagacaaggagagctgtttccacATCTCAcattttaatacatgcaaatgagcctctaggagcaacgggggcgttgccattacacctggaggctcagctctctctgcaactgctgcaccctctgcagagagaccagagcctctaggtgtaatggcaacgcccctgttgctcctacaggctcatttgcatatattaaaacatataatttttttcagcaatgtgggcacatatgaacatgggaccaacacaaatgtcttcagctgccaagcgcacatgtaacaggtcagccaggtacAAATCACAACCTTATTCTGCAGCTCACTACGATTACGTCAATACCAATTTTATATGGTTTTTataatgttttactactttaaaaaaaaaacatttgtaaaaaatgttCTTTGCAATTGCTGTTTTCTGgccgccataactttttttatattttcatctacagagctgtgccagagctcatttttttattttttttgtatagtttttattggtatcattttggagtgtgtgactttttgtttactttttatttactatttttttaaattttttggggtgtatgtGACCAGCACACTGAactggccatttagatttttattttttacattacagcATTTACTGCGCATGataaatatttttctattttaataatttggaCATTTTCGGACCTGGTAATAcaaattaattattattttttttttttttacagtattttttatttttttttaggggacTTGAGCATGTAATCCTATGCCAGGCCTGGCAGTcttcacaaggccccaggctgtcatatCAACTGATCAAAGTCCCATAATGTCACCGCAGGGTCTCTGATCGGAGGACAAAGAGAGTCACCTTCCTCTGTCTAACCCCTCAGCTATTtactgtggcatctgaggggtttaaatGATGGTGGTCTCAGTCATCTGTAAGCCTGTTCACTACaggcgggtgtctgctgtattacAGATCCAGCACCCGCCATGTATGGAGCAGACTTCTGAGCCGGCTTAATACATCTCCTTAACAGAAATTACATACATTTTACATGATTTTGCTTTTAAGGCGTTAAAGGGATTTGTCCTTGTAACATAATACAAACCTAATTTCAAGCAGTGTAAACAATGGATTTTTTTCAACTGCACAAAGTGTGCAACTCATCTGCACCAGAGCCCCTATGACAACACTTCCTATCACTGCACAACACTCATAACTAGGCAGAGCTTTCATTAGGGGTTTAAGAAAACTGGTTGTTGAACTCTTTAGATTGTCTCATCCTTGGCATAATGTCGGCCATATTGGCCACCCAACAGTTCTAGAGACAGATGACTATGAAATGCCTACAGAAACGTTCTCACTCCTTCAGACGTGGATGACTAAAAGACATATGTACCAGTGATGCAATACATTTTCTGTCCCAGAAGAAGATGTTGAAGAATAAGTTTTTTCCATGAAGTCTAAGATCTTATTGTATTTTTGCTTTCTTTTAGGTTTGGTCTTCTCCAATGGGCAGCACTGGTTCCACCAGAGAAGGTTCTCCTTGACCACTCTGCGAAACTTTGGGATGGGAAAGAAGAGCATTGAAGAAAGAGTGGTTGAGGAGACCATGGTTCTGGTGGAACTCTTCAAGGCACGCAATGGTAAAGTATTGTCTACTTTTATGTGGCCTTGAtgtcttttttgggggggaataaCTGACATTATAGTATAATGTGGTAGGGTGAAAACCTATATTAACCTCTACACAATGGCAAGATTGCAGCAATCCTCAAGCCCCCACAATTTTGGTGCCTCTATCACAAAACTTGGGTAAGCTACATAGATGCAATCTTTAACTTTACAATAGTTATAATATTTTGTCTGTGGCCAGGCAATTCTCAGTTCTAAAGAGGAAAGAGTTCCCCAATCAATGTGCCTCCATGAACCATAATGGTATCCTACtcccaaataaaggaaaagaagccagcaattttcctccctctccactgcaggCCTTGTTACTGTTGAAGGACCTGCCCAGTCACATGATCAGAACCCTGCAGGTCCTTAAACCACAGAATGGAGCGCCAGACAGTGGGAGCATGAGCTACCATGTAAGTGTCTGGAGTATGTTTTAGAGGGAAACTCAGGAAAGCTTTGCACTGGGTCCTGGGCAAGATTAACACAAGATATTGCAAAGAGAATATAAGAATGATCCTCTCCCACAAACTCTGAAGCTGCACTAATTACGATGGGAAGTCCTACTGTATGAAAAGGTCCAAGACCCACTcatttgtaatttttctgtttgCTTTCATTGCATATGTTATATTCTTCTTCCTCTAGGGAAACCTTTTAACCCAGGTCCTGAATTGACTGCTGCAGTTTCCAATGTGATCTGCTCCATCGTCTTTGGAGATCGGTTTGATACACAAGATAAAACCTTCCAGACCTTGCATACAATGATCAACGAGAACCTCACCTTCCTGGGAAGACGGGGTTTTCAGGTAAGGAGAGCAAAAAGATCCATCAGCATGAACCTACACCCATGATGCTGGTCCTACTTATCATCTTAGTTTTATGCATTTCTAAACTGGGGTAAAGATCCAGCAAAAGCTCTCTGGGAAAAGTAAGACAAATTAAATACTGTAAATGACAGCATAAAACTTTGATTTTCTCTAAATGTGGACTGAAACTGGTAAAAAGGCAAAAGTTGCGTCTACCATAATGTGAAGTTATCTGATGGTCATCAGCAAAATCCAATTGTCCTTTTCAAAGGTGTCTTCTCCCCAACACCATTCAATAGCTGGAAGTAATTTCTGGATTTGCTGCTTCCAACTGGGAAGAATTTTAAGTTTCCACACAATGAAATTAGAGGGCCAGTTgaactgggacttgtagtgcgaCCAAAGAGCTGGCTGTTTGATTCAGCATCCGATCACCCTCGAAGGAGACTTGCACTTTCCACAAAAACGCATTAATATTATATTCACAAAACATAAAagctcaatattaaaggggttgtcggggtccagagctgaacccggacatacccagaatttcacccaggcagcccccctgacaagagcattggagcggttcatgctccgatgctctcctttgccctgcgttgaattgcgcagggcaaaggcattttgtggagttccaGTGACGAACTGGGCTCTCTTCCGGACTGCgaagcggaggcttccgcccagcagtgagcctggtgacgtcatcggcactgatgggcgggctttagcgctgccctagcctgtaaaactgctagggaagcgctaaagcctgcccatcaaagccggtgacatcacctaaCACACTGCCtggcagaagcctctgcctggcagtgtgttatagtaaataaaagaaCCCTTGCCCCGCGTGAGCCTTCACAGGGCAAGGGAGggcatcggagcataaactgctcaagtcagagggggctgcctgggtgagatTAAGGctatgtccgagttcagctctgatcccggacaacccctttaaagctttttTATGGACAGTGAAGTTGGCTGTGCTGCAATATGTTTGCCTTGGAAGGCAATCAAATGCTGAATTGAACAGGGAATTCTTTTGTCAAGCTACAAGACCCATCGCAACTTGCCCAAGCATTTTCACTGTGTGGAACCTCAAGATTGGCTCACTTAGCCAAATTTCTTCCATCGGTTCCACGGTGATGGGGAGAAGACCTCTCCGAACAGGACTATTTGATTGTTGCTGATGACAGACAGAGCGGTAAACCTTCCTATGAAGGAACTGTTATATGTGAGGTATAGTGAGTGACTGACTATGGTGTCCTTTCTTTCTACAGCTTTACAATGCATACCCTGAGATTCTGAAATGGCTTCCTGGAGAACATAACAAGATCTTCCAGAATGCCAAAATGCTGCAGACGTTCCTCAGAGGTCTCATTGAGAACCACGTTCTGACACGTGATGCCAACTGCCCTCGAGATTTTGTGGACTGTTtcttaaataaaatagatgaggTAGATCTACCAATTGTACTGTATTTGGGTCATTTTGAGAGGACCTTCTTCAGCCTTTTATTAGCACCTTCCCCCATTACCAGAGATATTCAGTTTACATGCTGGGTTTGGGTGTGTCTGTAACTCTTGCAttccctatagctacaccactcCCAATTTTTTACCTCTATTGGATCTGAACTGTTGCTTCACCCTGCTTTGCTAAAATGTCTGATGCAGCTGCATTGGATTCAATGTATTGTATTACTAAGGACAGGCCCGAGAAGCCCAGGTCAATAGGCAGTCTATAGCTCGCCAGTAGCAGTAGAGAATTGTAATTTCCTCGGCAGTAGATTTGTGTCACTGCAGCATCTATAACCAGGGGTGcatcaccaatgaggccaggtgaggcgatcgcctcaggcagcacaaaggctagtTGCACCCCTGTCTATAACATATTTATGTTTGCTTATTACATATGGTTATACTCACCCCACATCTTGCCATGTTTCTCTTTCTTTAGGAAGGCCATAACCCCAGTTCACACTTTACAATGGAGAGCTTGACCATGACGACCTTCAATCTGTTCATTGCCGGAACTGGAACTACTTCCTCAACCATCCGCTGGGCCATTAAGCTTATGCTGGAAtatccagaaatccatagtaagtagcagtagtattagaacTGACACAACAAAAGTTTTGCTCTTCTCAAAGCTGGAATTACTTATTTGCTTGTTTTTACTGCAGAAAAGGTGCAGGCTGAAATAGATAATGTCCTAGGCTCAGAGAAATGGCCTTCCCTGGAGCATCGTGTGTCCATGCCATATACCAACGCTGTAATCTATGAGGTACAGCGATATGCAAGCATTGTCCCCAATGGCCTCCCCCATGCTGCCTTGCAAGATATAAAATTTAAAGGATACACGATACCAAAGGTAAGAGCAAATCAAGCAAGCTGCAGGCTTCTCACGTATAGCTGAGCCGTAAGCACTAAATATGTCCTGGAGTCCAGAGTGTTATATATACTGCAACACTTTTCCTTGGTGCCCAGTGGTATATAAAGTACCAACTCTCAAGTGCTCATCGGTATTTTGTCAAGTATTATATGCCTTGCCCTCCCATCATCTTAGCAAACCTAttcatctccatggtaacagacaaaccGTGTGTAGTCTGATCCAACGATGGAAGaaagtgtttatttattattttatgcacttatatagcactactatattccgcagcgctttacagacattatgatccaactgtccccaatggggctcacaatctaagtataACAGCATATTCAGACTACGCTgggtttgtttgttgtctgttaccgtgGAGACGCTTTAAAAATAGTTGCTATGCTGGACATGGCATTTGAAGTGGTACTGTACTTTcattaaacttttgatatgttatagggacatatcaaaagtttagatctcTAGACTGTGTGGGGATAAGTGCACGCTTTGTGCGTTCCATGTCCTCACTGCAGGACAGGaagcgaggagagagagagagagaatgcgcTAAGAGTTCTTCTGTCCCATTGTTctagagatcagtgggggtctcagcggtGAGACTAGTGGgcttctcagcactcagacccccctgATCTACACTTTTGAGATGTCCCTATAACATACAAAAAGTTTCATGAACGTACACTGTCACTTTAAGCCAGTCGTTTGTGGTTGTAAAGGACCCCTGTGTCTGTACATAaactttaaacttttttatttaaattttttttattttgcttttttacAGGACACCCAGATTATCACATTTTTACACTCTGCTCTGTATGACAAAAAATACTGGGATAAACCTGAGGAATTCAACCCAGATCGCTTCCTGGATGGGAATGGGAAGTTTTTGAACAATGAAGCTCACATACCGTTTGgagcaggtaaaaaaaaaaaataataattctgattTAAGGAGAAATCCACTCAAAACGGGTGTCCGTCAGACTGAACACTGCTGATCCCCAATATTAAACAGCTTCTACCACTTTTTTGCTGCTAAGAGATCTCTCTCActgtagggctcatgcacaaaaccGTATGTATTGTTggcaaaacatggatccgcaaaaaaaactgatgacgtccgtgttactttttttttttttttgcggatccattgtaacgatGCCTGgctttgtccacaaaacggacaagaatatgacccattctattttttttgcggaatgaactTGCAGACATACAGAtaaggaatgcacactgagtcattaATGTTTTTTGTGCGGCCATATTTTTTACGGAcgacaaaaaatacatttgtgtccaTGAGCCCTAAGTTAAGGAGCCATTCAATGCAATGGAGCTTTGCTTAGAATCTTATCTCCGACATTAATAGGAACTAGCTTACCTCCCTTTATTTCTGTCAGGAC
This window of the Bufo bufo chromosome 6, aBufBuf1.1, whole genome shotgun sequence genome carries:
- the LOC121005032 gene encoding cytochrome P450 2F2-like, producing MLSALLIGLLTVLLYLFISAWRKRQHLPPGPTPWPIIGNLHQIDKSAPYNTFTELGEKYGNVYTLYTGWKPTVVLYGYDTLKEALLGQADDFSGRAIVPVFERVARRKGLVFSNGQHWFHQRRFSLTTLRNFGMGKKSIEERVVEETMVLVELFKARNGKPFNPGPELTAAVSNVICSIVFGDRFDTQDKTFQTLHTMINENLTFLGRRGFQLYNAYPEILKWLPGEHNKIFQNAKMLQTFLRGLIENHVLTRDANCPRDFVDCFLNKIDEEGHNPSSHFTMESLTMTTFNLFIAGTGTTSSTIRWAIKLMLEYPEIHKKVQAEIDNVLGSEKWPSLEHRVSMPYTNAVIYEVQRYASIVPNGLPHAALQDIKFKGYTIPKDTQIITFLHSALYDKKYWDKPEEFNPDRFLDGNGKFLNNEAHIPFGAGKRSCVGEALAKTEIFIYFVSLIQRFNLKFPPGERGPIGLIQGGTRDPVPFNICAEWRL